The Candidatus Paceibacterota bacterium region GGGAAGACATGAGGGATTGGATGCTTTGATTGTTTACAGGGTAGCCCATGATAGTGACAGCCTGTCCAGAAGAAGGTGTAAAATATTTTTCAAAACCAGTACTGGAGGCGGGGAGTGGGATAAACGAATATGGAGAGGACGAATTTTCTGACGAAAAAATATTTTTAGAGGAGTTGTTACTAAAAACTGAAAGAATGGCAAAATCATTTTCGCCAGTTTCAAGTCCTTGGCCGGGGTCGTTTAGATATTTATAATTTTGCTGGATCCATTCGGGTGAAACATAGATCAGAGAAGGGGAGGAAGATATGGTAACCGCAGGTGAACCCGTGCGGATTTTGCATTCGACAGCGCTGCCTGGAATCTTTCCTTCAAGTAATAGGTATTGACCAACGTGGGCATTTGTCAGGATGTGCCCGTCGGAATCAAGAAACACTCCGCTACCTGTAAAAGTGGCTACTACAGCGCTCGTTTTGCGTGTGCAGATGATGTTGACTGTGCTCTGGGCAACTTCTTCAAGAGGAGAGGTAAAAGTGGCGGCGACTGAGGAAGTCGAAATCCTTGATTCCGTATTTACCGTTGGATTTTTGTTCGTAGAGCTATCTGTGTTTTTTTGAGTTTTTGTTATTTTTTGGATTTTGGCAGGCACGCTGTTTTTTATCGTGGGGATAGCGTTTAGCTTGGTTGAGCTGGAGTTTTGATTTAATTTATCTTGGGTAGGACTTGATGTAGAAAAGCTTGATGCAGGGATTGGGGTGGGTGAATGGACTGCTGGTAAGCTTGTCTGGCCATGAAACAGGAGTCCAAATGAAAGAAAAAGATTGATGATAGCCTTGCCGATGATGGGGATAATGCTGTGGATTGAAGGCATATTAAGATGAGTTAGGTTGAGTTTATTAAAGCATATTATGTGGCAGTCTCCAATTGTTTTTAGGAGGTCAGTTTGCTATAGTAGTCGAGCTGGTGTATTTGTATGCGGGATTAGTTTAGTGGTAAAACGACAGTTTTCCAAACTGTGGTCGGGAGTTCGATTCCCCCATCCCGCACAAATTAAAATACTAGGTTTTATTTAATGTTTTTTAAATTTAATTCTGGAAACAAAAAACCCTCTCAGGTGAGAGGGTTTTTTGTAAGTGGGCGAATTGCGCTGAGCTTGGAGAGCCTGCGCATCGCTGGGGGCAAAACTTAACGAACTGCGTCTTTCAAAGCTTTAGCTGCGCGGAATTTTGGGACACGCATAGCGGCAACTTTGATAGCTTCACCAGTTCGAGGATTTCGAGCGGTGCGAGCAGCGCGCTGCTTTGCTGAAAAGATACCAAGACCTGCAATTGAAACTTCATCGCCTTTCTTTAGAGATGAGACGATGCTGTCAATAACTACATCCACAACCTGCTCTGCCTGTACTTTAGTACCGCCGAGGACGCCGTGAACTGCTTCTACAATACTTGCT contains the following coding sequences:
- a CDS encoding serine protease, which encodes MPSIHSIIPIIGKAIINLFLSFGLLFHGQTSLPAVHSPTPIPASSFSTSSPTQDKLNQNSSSTKLNAIPTIKNSVPAKIQKITKTQKNTDSSTNKNPTVNTESRISTSSVAATFTSPLEEVAQSTVNIICTRKTSAVVATFTGSGVFLDSDGHILTNAHVGQYLLLEGKIPGSAVECKIRTGSPAVTISSSPSLIYVSPEWIQQNYKYLNDPGQGLETGENDFAILSVFSNNSSKNIFSSENSSSPYSFIPLPASSTGFEKYFTPSSGQAVTIMGYPVNNQSIQSLMSSLPETQEKLTLSSVLDSTILKTEPGSIGQIGLSGSPIATVDGLVGIVTSILSSTDPNKNYIQGITLAHINNSLIKNTGQDLQAYLKNSSAQTTFANQTEPGLASLLLTNF
- a CDS encoding HU family DNA-binding protein, giving the protein MKKNTMNKASIVEAVHGVLGGTKVQAEQVVDVVIDSIVSSLKKGDEVSIAGLGIFSAKQRAARTARNPRTGEAIKVAAMRVPKFRAAKALKDAVR